The genomic stretch TCACTGGACGACAGCGGGAGTtcagcgtgtgcgtgtgcgtgtgcgtgcgtgtgcgcgtaCCTGCTGCAGGGCGTGTTCATGGCGGACACGCACATGGTGGCCGTGGAGTGTCTGCGCGCCAACAGACCCCTCGACAGTCGAACCTTATTGGAGCAAACACAACTTTAGCTTGAGCGACGCGTGACGTCGGCGTGATGACGTCACCTGGTCGTCGAAGAGCTGCTGGTAGACTTTCCCGCTCGGAACCACTCGGCTCTCCATGGCAACGCCGGCCTGCTCACGGAGGAAGTGTGCGCGTGTTgttggtctccatggcaacgcacAGCCGCCTCATTTGACGCATGCGCGCTCACTCACCTGGTCACGCGGTCGTCCTCCGGCTGCGAGCTGAGCGTCCGTGCCAACCGCAGCGCGCACGCACGTCGGGTGCCGCGCTGTGACGTCATGAAGGTGTGACGTCACTAAGAGGGTGAGGCTGCAAATAACCTGTTTATATCACGTTATAATACTATTATAATACTATTATATCACGTTATAATACTATTATATCACATTATAATAGTATTATAATACTATTATATCACGTTATAATACTATTATAATACTATTATATCACGTTATAttatacatagaggtttttgtttcatgtctctacgacattacTACTGGacgttataagcagttttgtctgtgttttattccgagggggcgctagagcgcaattttacattttggggtttggttttttgattagatggcaattttcgccagtcctgatgtgtgtgtccaatttggtgagtttggggcgtggttaagaggagagtatatttacagctagaattcaccaactcaaatatttcatgtatatatatatatatatatatatatatatatatatatatatatatatatatatatatatatatatatatatacatatatatatatatatatatatatatatatactgtatatatatatatatatatatacatatatatatatatatattttattatacatataaataaaataaataattgaatttcagtgttctggaggctatccagtagatggcagcattgtcctgtttaacttctccgttcatgatgagtatatcatttcggccaccgtgttcaatggtgaagtctgttctacaaaatgtacaggcaacatacaccttccccttcgaactgtcctggatgaactgaaattcttgtttccattcgttttggaacttccaagcgtatttcttcatcttgctcgtcgacggcgtccgcatgtctgtaacttcctcgttcttctgcttcgtctccttgttgtgtgcgcagttgtgcactctactctctaaaaagccgtagatgttatgacgtcattgggcaggcaagctgtttatattgtgggaaagcggacgtgagaacaggctgtccccactcaggtccgcattgagctggagggggcgtggcctccagctccggctgaataccgggagtttgtcgggagaaaattttctgccgggaggttatcgggagaggcgctgaataccgggagtctcccgctaaaaacaggagggttggcaagtacggttaaaacactctctacctctaacaagcaAAAAGCtgttgaaaacgatgatgctgtgttccacatttaaattatttactgaacttgtgtgagcctatggctttgcactttgttttatatatatatatatattgcattctatttttgttatgcccatttgactgtggactcttactgacaccttgtggcaatatgaaaatactacgcttcattagtttgggcacttccgggttgacgatgtcagttcagttcatgagacaattgagaagtagacaagttgtgttagctcttacaagccttggaaaagataagtctgtaagtaaactgtttaaacttgtttatataaatcaatattaaggtggaaagtggttcaatttgatactaagatgtttattgaaaaacgatttttttcgcactgttttaatggatgttttgaggacttaaaatggctgccagtcgcgTATTTACACCATCCaagtagtttcaacactcagaagtatttgtttgatgatactaCTgtgtatttgtgtgaagctaatatttacatattgtgtattacatttcagtatgttcattgaatcacatagcttgtacgtttgtcattgtgtgtatttcagttttacaaaaataaaagtcccgtgcaagacaaaagtaaagataggaaaaagaaaaagcaaaaacTTTATTAGAACATCTTGTTGTTGttagctgtctggctagctgtcaACACacatagtgagggcagaacaattGTAGTTACTtgattgagtttacaaccccctggtgctgttttgtactgtttttctacttattttgattattattatttgtcgaTTCTTtacaaatgttgcagtttataaataaaggtttataaaatgtaaaaaaaattaaaaattaaaaagcaaGACAAGTTTGTTGAATTTATTGATGACTTGGAAAAGAAGGGTAGTCCATCACAACACGTAACAGGAAGTAGAAACCCGGCTGGCCAGGTGTACCGTCACAGCGGGAAAAGGGGCATTAGCAGTAGTGCTTTAGCATTAGCAGCATCAGGAAATGCTGACATCATCGGGAACGCCCCGCTTGGGAGGCGTTGCTACATTAGCATGGAGATAAAACAGGTGGTGCTAGCAAGCAAAGGTCAGTGAGAGGTGCATTGTGGGTAATGTAGGCGGATTAGCCTAGCGTACAAAacgcacatataataataataatgatgacaatATTGTACAGTGCAATACTTCCttaaaaaacatcaaatagttgACAAATTGTTGACTTAGAACCTCAACGAAACGCAACCACTCTTCAGTCCAGACTCACTTTCTGTGCTACCGGTCTAAAGTTAGTCCTGGTCTAAAGTTAGTCCTGGTCTAAAGTCAGTCCTTGTTTCAAGTCGGACAAGGTCTAAAGTTGGACCAGGTCTAAGGTCGGACCGGCCGGTAAAAATGTAAAGATGAAGTCTGTTGCAaggttttcacaataaaagcctgctgaggaagaggaggacggcAAGCATTTGACGAGTGGACACGCGTGACGAGTGGGGTTCCGTGAGGCCCTGGCTGCGTGTCATTTGACGGGTGGACACGCTGGGGTTCTACGTGAGGCCCTGGCTGCGTGTCATTTGACGGGTGGACACGCTGGGGTTCTAGGTGAGGCCCTGGCTGCGTGTCATTTGACGGGTGGACACGCTGGGGTTCTACGTGAGGCCCTGGCTGCGTGTCATTTGACGGGTGGACACGCTGGGGTTCTACGTGAGGCCCTGGCTGCGTGTCATTTGACGGGTGGACACGCTAGGGTTCTAAGTGAGGCCCTGGCTGCGTGTCATTTGACGGGTGGACACGCTGGGGTTCTAGGTGAGGCCCTGGCTGCGTGTCATTTGACGGGTGGACACGCTGGGGTTCTACGTGAGGCCCTGGCTGCGTGTCATTTGTCGGGTGGACACGCTGGGGTTCTACGTGAGGCCCTGGCTGCGTGTCATTTGACGGGTGGACACGCTGGGGTTCTAAGTGAGGCCCTGGCTGCGTGTCATTTGACGGGTGGACACGCTGGGGTTCTAAGTGAGGCCCTGGCTGCGTGTCATTTGACGGGTGGACACGCTGGGGTTCTAGGTGAGGCCCTGGCTGCGTGTCATTTGACGGGTGGACACGCTGGGGTTCTAAGTGAGGCCCTGGCTGCGTGTCATTTGACGGGTGGACACGCTGGGGTTCTAAGTGAGGCCCTGGCTGCGTGTCATTTGACGGGTGGACACGCTGGGGTTCTAAGTGAGGCCCTGGCTGCGTGTCATTTGACGGGTGGACACGCTGGGGTTCTAAGTGAGGCCCTGGCTGTGTGTCATTTGACGGGTGGACACGCTGGGGTTCTAGGTGAGGCCCTGGCTGCGTGTCATTTGACGGGTGGACACGCTGGGGTTCTACGTGAGGCCCTGGCTGCGTGTCATTTGACGGGTGGACACGCTGGGGTTCTAGGTGAGGCCCTGGCTGCGTGTCATTTGACGGGTGGACACGCTGGGGTTCTACGTGAGGCCCTGGCTGCGTGTCATTTGACGGGTGGACACGCTGGGGTTCTAGGTGAGGCCCTGGCTGCGTGTCATTTGACGGGTGGACACGCTGGGGTTCTACGTGAGGCCCTGGCTGCGTGTCATTTGACGGGTGGACACGCTGGGGTTCTACGTGAGGCCCTGGCTGCGTGTCATTTGACGGGTGGACACGCTGGGGTTCTACGTGAGGCCCTGGCTGCGTGTCATTGGACGGGTGGACACGCTGGGGTTCTACGTGAGGCCCTGGCTGCGTGTCATTTGACGGGTGGACACGCTGGGGTTCTACGTGAGGCCCTGGCTGCGTGTCATTTGACGGGTGGACACGCTGGGGTTCTAGGTGAGGCCCTGGCTGCGTGTCATTTGACGGGTGGACACGCTGGGGTTCTAGGTGAGGCCCTGGCTGCGTGTCATTTGACGGGTGGACACGCTGGGGTTCTACGTGAGGCCCTGGCTGCGTGTCATTTGACGGGTGGACACGCTGGGGTTCTAAGTGAGGCCCTGGCTGCGTGTCATTTGACGGGTGGACACGCTGGGGTTCTAGGTGAGGCCCTGGCTGCGTGTCATTTGACGGGTGGACACGCTGGGGTTCTAAGTGAGGCCCTGGCTGCGTGTCATTTGACGGGTGGACACGCTGGGGTTCTAAGTGAGGCCCTGGCTGCGTGTCATTTGACGGGTGGACACGCTGGGGTTCTAGGTGAGGCCCTGGCTGCGTGTCATTTGACGGGTGGACACGCTGGGGTTCTACGTGAGGCCCTGGCTGCGTGTCATTTGACGGGTGGACACGCTGGGGTTCTACGTGAGGCCCTGGCTGCGTGTCATTGGACGGGTGGACACGCTGGGGTTCTACGTGAGGCCCTGGCTGCGTGTCATTTGACGGGTGGACACGCTGGGGTTCTACGTGAGGCCCTGGCTGCGTGTCATTTGACGGGTGGACACGCTGGGGTTCTAGGTGAGGCCCTGGCTGCGTGTCATTTGATGGGTGGACACGCTGGGGTTCTAGGTGAGGCCCTGGCTGCGTGTCATTTGACGGGTGGACACGCTGGGGTTCTACGTGAGGCCCTGGCTGCGTGTCATTTGACGGGTGGACACGCTGGGGTTCTACGTGAGGCCCTGGCTGCGTGTCATTGGACGGGTGGACACGCTGGGGTTCTACGTGAGGCCCTGGCTGCGTGTCATTTGACGGGTGGACACGCTGGGGTTCTACGTGAGGCCCTGGCTGCGTGTCATTTGACGGGTGGACACGCTGGGGTTCTAGGTGAGGCCCTGGCTGCGTGTCATTTGACGGGTGGACACGCTGGGGTTCTACGTGAGGCCCTGGCTGCGTGTCATTTGACGGGTGGACACGCTGGGGTTGTAGGTGAGGCCCTGGCTGCGTGTCATTTGACGGGTGGACACGCTGGGGTTCCGTGAGGAGGCGTGTCAGAGCACAGTTACAATCGGAGACTCTTAGCACAAAAAACAAACTACATCTAAAAATGTGCGTTTGCGGACTCAGCATAAATTAGCGTTAGCCACATCGGCGCACAGAGCGCCACTCGGCTGGTCCCAAGTCAGTGTAATGGCGCACCAAGCTAGCTGCAGGCGCTAACACTAGCTGCTAGCCCCTTTGATGCTACATCTTCACCACAAAGTTGACACGCTAAGCTAACGTAGCATGGACACCGCTTTGCGTCGGTTGGCAGGTGGCGGTAGACAGCATGACATCATACACGTCTGATGACATCATCGGTGGTGTCCCATCATGCTATGGGACTGGGGGGGGGGCGGAGCCTATGGAGCAGCAAGTTTATACCTTGGATCTAGTTTCTGGAAGCGAGGTCACATTTCCGGAAATATGAGAGGACTTTTTATTGCTGATGTGACTGGATACAAAAATAGACAACATGTGGTTTACTTCCTGGTCCACAGGCCCCGCCCTCCCGATAAATGACGGAAAGCACAgctaccaaaataaaagcacatgtgTGTGACTGAGGCGGCGGCGTTCAGACCACGGTGCTGACGGAGGGGTCCGCCAGGTTGATCTGTCCGGTGATGTCGGTGGGGTAGGGCTACGGAGACACAAAACATGCGTGTTAGCGCCCGACCCATTCGGGGGCGGGGCTCCTTCTAAAGACAGGAAGTCCCGCCCACTGCCCTGCTTGTCAATCTACTCGGACGGACTCGGTTACGAAACAAACCGCGTCCGACCTGCGCGCCAGCGGATTTCCAAAATAAGAGCCGCTGCAAGTGAGAGCGTGGAAGGATGAGCAGCGAGGGAGGACGAGACAAAGATGGACACGGGAGACAAGAGACCAcccacgtgtgcgtgtgtgtgtgtgtgtgtgtgtgttgtgtgtgtgtgtgtgtgtgtgtgtgtgtgtgtgtgtgtgtgtgtgtgtgtgtgtgaggtctgGGGAACTTCCtgctgcacaggaagtgatggtCCAGTAAAAGAGATTTTGTCCGCTTTACCAGCGCGAGAGTGACATCAAACAAGATGGCGGACAAAAGGAGACTACCTGCAGGTTCTTCCTCCACACGTTGACGGCAGCGAAGGCCAACTGCATCTGCTTCCTGCGGGCGTCCTTGTGCCGCTTGTAGGCGATCTCGATGAAGATGAGGAAGATGCCCGCCACGATGCCGCCCGCCACCAGCATGAACACACCTGAGGGGGCGCCACACGTCAGCCACcaggagaggaagaggagggataGGGAGgaagaaagaggaggaggaggagaaagaagaagaaggacgaGGAAAATAAAAAAGAAGCAATACAATTATGAAGGAGAATAATAAGAATGAGGTTGAGGAgatggagaagaaggagaagaaaactatagagaagaagaagaagaagaagaaggaaaaagagttggtgacgaagaagaagaaagagaaagaaTTGGAAAAtataaagaagaagaaggagaaaaaggaggaggagaagaaggcagaggaaaaaagaaaaggagggagaagaagaagatggagaaTAAGAAGAAGTTggggagaaagaagaagaagaagaaaaagaagaatgacaaagagttgggaggagaagaagaaggagaaaaagttggagaagaagaagaaagagtagGAGAAGATGAAAGagtagaagaaaaagaagaagaagaagaaggacaaagagttggagaagaagaagaagaagaagaagaagaaagagttgGAGAGAAGAAGGAGAAATAGTtggttgaagaagaagaaggagaaggagaaggaggataaggaggaggaggagaagaaggaggaggataaggagaagaagaagaaggaggaggagaagagaaagaggagaagaagaaggaggagaagaagaaggaggagaagaagaaggagaagaagaagaaggaggaggaggagagaaagttgagaagaagaaggaggagaagaagaaggagaagaagaagaaggaggagaagaagaaggaggaagataaggtgaaggagaagaagaagaaggaggagaagaagagaaagaggagaagaagaagaaggaggagaagaagaacgaggaagataaggtgaaggagaagaagaagaaggaggagaagaaggaggagaaaaagaaggaggagaagaatgaggaggagaagaaggaggagaagaagaaggaggagaagaagaaggaggagaagaatgaggagaagaagaatgaggagaagaagaaggaggagaagaagaaggaggagaagaatgaggagaagaagaaggaggagaagaaggaggagaagaatgaggagaagaagaaggaggagaagaatgaggagaagaagaaggaggagaagaagaaggaggagaagaagaagaaggaggataaggagaagaagaagaagaagaagaaggaggaggataaggaggagaagaagaagaaggaggagaagaagaaggaggaggaggagaaagagaaagaggagaaagagaaagaggagaagaagaaggaggagaagaagaaggaggagaagaagaaggaggagaagaagaaggaggaggataaggagaagaaggaggaggagaaggagaaggaggagaagaagaagaaggagaagaagaaggaggagaaggaggataaggagaagaagaaggaggaagataaggagaagaagaagaaggaggaaagggagaaggaggagaagaagaaggatgagaagaagaaggaggagaagaagaaggaggaagataaggagaagaagaagaaggaggaggaggaaagggagaagaaggaggagaataaGAAGGAGGAAgataaggaggagaagaagaagaaggaggaaagggagaagaagaaggaggagaagaagaaggaggagaagaagaagggggaggataaggagaaggagaagaagaagaaggaggagaagaagaaggagaagaagaaggaggaggaggagaaagagaaagaggagaagaagaaggaggagaagaagaaggaggagaagaagaaggaggataaggagaagaaggaggaggagaaggagaaggaggagaagaagaagaaggagaagaagaaggaggagaaggaggataaggagaagaagaaggaggagaagaagaaggaggaagataaggaggagaagaagaaggaggaggaaagggagaagaaggaggagaagaagaaggaggagaagaagaaggaggagaagaagaaggaggaagataaggaggagaagaagaaggaggaggaaagggagaagaaggaggagaagaagaaggaggagaagaagaaggaggaagataaggaggagaagaagaaggaggaggaaagggagaagaaggaggagaagaagaaggaggagaagaagaaggaggagaagaagaaggaggaagataaggaggagaagaagaaggaggaggaaagggagaagaaggaggagaagaagaaggaggagaagaagaaggaggaagataaggaggagaagaagaagaaggaggaaagggagaagaagaaggaggagaataagaaggaagagaagaagaaggaggaggataaggagaagaagaagaaggaagtgTGATGTTCTGACCTGCCATGTTCTCAAAGGTGAGAGTCGCGGGAGCGTTACTGCGGGAGTCACACTCCTGGTATCGAACCCACGTCTTGTCCAGGTCCTCCATGAAGCCGTTCTCGTGAGAGCTGTGGACAGACGCAGGTGGGCGTGGGCGTGGTCACGGTGGTGGGCGTGGTCACGTCTCACCTGAGAATAGCCAAGGACACGTTCTGCTTCCACGGACTGTCCTTCCTCATTCCGATCCCGAAGCCCGAGCGGAAGAAGAGTTCTCCCGTGGTCACCAGGTCGCACTTCTGGGACGCCTCGAACTCCAGCACGGCACTGTCCCAGATGAAGGCGTGCAGCTTGCTGCCAGGGGGCGGAGCCAAGGTTAGAAAAGGTGGCCGATGTGGCGTGACCCCGCCCACCCACGCCGCTCACTTGTCCCGCACGGCCTGGATGGCCTCAGCGGCGCTCTCGTAGTTGTGCTTCTCCATGTGGCGATACATGGTGCTCAGCTCCACCTGGCGCCGGAAGTAGATGTCCACCGAGCTCTGCTTGACCGTCGCGTAGATGAACTTGTCCGACGGGTTACGCAGCTGTCGCCGTGGCAACCAGAAGATGATGCAACGTTATGCTGACGGCAAAGGATGGCATTATGATGAGGGTGAAGGATGGCATTATGATGAGGGTGAAGTAGATGTCCACCGAGCTCTGCTTGACCGTCGCGTAGATGAACTTGTCCGACGGGTTACGCAGCTGTCGCCGTGGCAACCAGAAGATGATGCAACGTTATGCTGACGGCAAAGGATGGCATTATGATGATGAAGGATGACATTATGATGAGGGTGAAGGATGGCATTATGATAAGGGTGAGGGGTGGCATTTTGATGAGGGTGAAGGATGGCATTTTGATGAGGGTGAAGGATGGCATTATGATGAGGGTGAAGTAGATGTCCACCGAGCTCTGCTTGACCGTCGCGTAGATGAACTTGTCCGACGGGTTACGCAGCTGTTGCCGTGGCAACCAGAAGATGATGCAACGTTATGCTGACGGCAAAGGATGGCATTATGATGATGAAGGATGGCATTATGATGAGGGTGAAGGATGGCATTATGATAAGGGTGAGGGGTGGCATTATGACGGCGTGAGGCTTTACCCTGGGGTCGTTGATGCCAGTGATGCGCTCCTCAGGCCGGTCCAGCACTAGGAAGGCCGCCAGGTTGGCGGTGTACGAGGCCACGATGATCATGGCGAAACCTGCCCACACCATTCCCAGAATCCTCGCTGAAAAACTCCGCGGGGCTCCTGCGGGGGCGGAGCCGAGACGGCGTTAGTCCGGACACGAGCACGCCTCCATCCACACGTGATGTCACTCACCTTCTCCTATACCGGAGTTGAGGAGTACTCCCCACGAAAACCACATGGCAGAGGATAGGGTGAGGGcatcttcttcctcctcttcacTGTTGACTTTAAACCTTCCAAATGGGCTGCACACGCATGTTAGCGTGTTAGGGAACATATCATATACCACACAGGCGGAGTCGTGTGTTTCACGGTGAATAAACACTGGTGTGGAACAAGCAGTGTGGAGAAGATAGGGGAACACTGCTCACCGGACCTGGAGTTTCTCATCATCAAATGCCGCCCGTTCTACCTACCAAGGGAGCTAACATCAGTTCTACTCATGGGTGTATACATTCCACCCCAGCTAACATCAGTTCTACTCATGGGTGTATACATTCCACCCCAGCTAACATCAGTTCTACTCATGGGTGTATACATTCCACCCCAGCTAACATCAGTTCTACTCATGGGTGTATACATTCCGCCCCAGCTAACATCAGTTCTACTCATGGGTGTATACATTCCACCCCAGCTAACATCAGTTCTACTCATGGGTGTATACATTCCACCCCAGCTAACATCAGTTCTACTCATGGGTGTATACATTCCACCCCAGCTAACATCAGTTCTACTCATGGGTGTATACATTCCACCCCAGGCCAACATTGAGGCCGCACTTTCGGAGCTCTACGACCAGGTAAATAACAGCTCATGTTGATGCTGCTATTGTGGTTGCTGGGGACTTTAATAAGGCCAAACTTAAAACGGTATTACCAACGTTTTACCAACACGTGACCTGTCCTACCCGAGGCGATAATATACTAGACCACTGCTACTCGCAGTTCAAATGcggctttaagtcacagtctttatcAGCCTTCGGTAAATCAGACCACTCCGCCATCTTGCTCGTACCCGTGTATAAACAAAGTTTGAAGCGCCCCCCCGTGGTGACGCGAGAAGTCAAGCGTTGGTCTGTGAACTCAGAAAGAGCGCTTCAGGACGCGCAACATTGACGAATATATACAGACACTGTGCTGGACTTTGTTGGTAAACTGGTCGAGGAAATAGTCCCCACAACCACAGTGCGGGTTTTTCCAAATCAGAAGCCCTGGTTGATAGATCGGTCCGAGAGGCTTTGAAAGCGCACGCCTCAGCCCACAGCAGAGGGCGCGCGACCGGCGACATGCACGCGTACAAGGCAGCGTGGTATGACGTCAGGCGTGTAGTGAAGCAGGCAAAGGGACGATACAGagacaaaatggagtttcaatttCAGCAGGCTGACTCCAGAGCTGTATGGCAAGGACTCAGAACCATGACAGACTACAGAGGCAGCCCCCCCATGGTGAATGCTGATGTCTCCCTGGCAAATGAGCTAAATACCTTTATGCACGGTTTGAGGCTGGCTGCAAATTCAAACAGCAGCCTTCATGGCGCCGCAAAAGAGGGTATGGCCACCGGCAATGGAGACTCAGCATTCAGAATAACAGAACACGACGTGAGGAGAACCTTTAAGAGGGTGAATACCAGGAAAGCCACAGGGCCAGACGGCATTCCCGGTTGCGTCCTAAAAGTCTGTGCTGACCAACTGGCAGCGGTATTCAATCTGTCCCTTGAACAGTCCGTCATCCCCACCTGTCTGAAAaaatccaccattgtccctgttccAAAGAAATCTGCCCCTGCCTGCCTCAACGACTACCGCCCCGTAGCCCTCACCCCCATAGcatgaagtgctttgagaagcTAATCAAAGACCACATATGCTCCTCACTCCCCCCCCCACTTTAGACCCCCTGCAATTTGCATACCGCCCAAACAGGTCAACCGACGATGCAATCGCACACGTGTTGCATACCGCCACGACACACCTGGACAAAAGGCAGGGGTAGTATGTGAGAATGCTGTTCATAGACTACagttcagcattcaacaccatagtCCCATCCAAACTCGTCATCAAGCTCAAGGACCTGGGCTTGAACTCAACC from Entelurus aequoreus isolate RoL-2023_Sb linkage group LG17, RoL_Eaeq_v1.1, whole genome shotgun sequence encodes the following:
- the LOC133631784 gene encoding uncharacterized protein LOC133631784, encoding MLSPQTHIFRCSLFFVLRVSDCNCALTRLLTEPQRVHPSNDTQPGPHLQPQRVHPSNDTQPGPHVEPQRVHPSNDTQPGPHLEPQRVHPSNDTQPGPHVEPQRVHPSNDTQPGPHVEPQRVHPSNDTQPGPHVEPQRVHPSNDTQPGPHVEPQRVHPSNDTQPGPHLEPQRVHPSNDTQPGPHLEPQRVHPSNDTQPGPHVEPQRVHPSNDTQPGPHVEPQRVHPSNDTQPGPHVEPQRVHPSNDTQPGPHVEPQRVHPSNDTQPGPHLEPQRVHPSNDTQPGPHLEPQRVHPSNDTQPGPHLEPQRVHPSNDTQPGPHLEPQRVHPSNDTQPGPHLEPQRVHPSNDTQPGPHVEPQRVHPSNDTQPGPHLEPQRVHPSNDTQPGPHLEPQRVHPSNDTQPGPHVEPQRVHPSNDTQPGPHVEPQRVHPSNDTQPGPHVEPQRVHPSNDTQPGPHVEPQRVHPSNDTQPGPHVEPQRVHPSNDTQPGPHLEPQRVHPSNDTQPGPHVEPQRVHPSNDTQPGPHLEPQRVHPSNDTQPGPHVEPQRVHPSNDTQPGPHLEPQRVHPSNDTQPGPHLEPQRVHPSNDTQPGPHLEPQRVHPSNDTQPGPHLEPQRVHPSNDTQPGPHLEPQRVHPSNDTQPGPHLEPQRVHPSNDTQPGPHLEPQRVHPSNDTQPGPHLEPQRVHPSNDTQPGPHVEPQRVHPTNDTQPGPHVEPQRVHPSNDTQPGPHLEPQRVHPSNDTQPGPHLEP